The following proteins come from a genomic window of Panicum hallii strain FIL2 chromosome 8, PHallii_v3.1, whole genome shotgun sequence:
- the LOC112902718 gene encoding heavy metal-associated isoprenylated plant protein 9-like — MGEEVKKVEAAAKVEDQKKEEAPAAVPEAEKKDEAAEAEGEDKKKEEAAAKEPPQLPHPCILGINLHCTGCANKIKRCILRCKGVEGVEVDMAQNQVTVKGIVDPQGICERLRKRTMRNATVISPPPPPPPTDADAAANPKEEPVVVHSQVSEVTTMELHVNMHCEACAQQLQKKILKMRGVQSADANSGDGKLTVTGTMSADKLVQYIHRRTGKLATVVPPPPPPEAPKEEEPKKEDGEKKPEEPPADGANKEDQEKPPTEDATEKKDAEGQKKEEEAAKSEDGTEKKEGGGDEEKGKPDLLAVDGFPPEEMMKRMMYWPYPQKNYYNPQVDEEAMMARRMTVVHPYAMPMMQWTPPPPPPPPPAPVAPPMMYQYYNYGMVQPPPPAPQYFSDENPNACVIS; from the exons ATGGGAGAGGAAGTTAAGAAG gtggaggcggcggcaaAGGTGGAGGACCAGAAGAAGGAAGAAGCACCAGCGGCTGTTCCGGAAGCAGAGAAAAAGGACGAGGCAGCTGAAGCAGAAGGCGAGGACAAGAAGAAAGAGGAGGCAGCAGCCAAGGAGCCGCCCCAGCTACCTCACCCTTGCATCCTCGGCATCAACTTGCATTGCACCGGTTGTGCCAACAAGATCAAGAGATGCATCCTGAGATGCAAAG GAGTGGAAGGCGTGGAGGTGGACATGGCACAGAACCAGGTGACAGTGAAGGGCATCGTGGATCCGCAGGGCATCTGCGAGCGCCTCCGCAAGAGGACCATGCGCAACGCCACCGTcatctccccgccgccgccgccgcctccaacaGATGCCGATGCAGCCGCCAACCCTAAGGAGGAACCAGTCGTCGTCCATTCGCAGGTGAGCGAGGTCACGACGATGGAGCTCCACGTGAACATGCACTGCGAGGCCTGCGCGCAGCAACTGCAGAAGAAGATCCTCAAGATGAGAGGCGTGCAGAGCGCAGATGCTAACTCCGGTGACGGCAAGCTCACTGTCACCGGCACCATGTCAGCTGACAAGCTCGTCCAGTACATCCACCGCCGCACCGGCAAGCTAGCCACCGTCGTGCCCCCGCCACCGCCTCCCGAGGCCCCAAAGGAGGAGGAGCCCAAGAAGGAGGACGGCGAGAAGAAGCCCGAGGAACCGCCTGCAGACGGTGCCAACAAGGAGGATCAGGAGAAACCGCCTACGGAAGACGCCACCGAGAAGAAAGACGCCGAGGGACAAAAGAAAGAAGAGGAGGCCGCCAAGTCGGAGGATGGCACTGAAAAGAAGGAAGGGGGCGGTGACGAGGAGAAGGGCAAGCCTGACCTGCTGGCCGTGGACGGGTTTCcgccggaggagatgatgaagCGGATGATGTACTGGCCATACCCTCAAAAAAACTACTACAACCCTCAGGTGGACGAGGAGGCTATGATGGCGAGAAGGATGACCGTGGTGCACCCCTACGCCATGCCCATGATGCAGTGGacgcctccacctcctcccccGCCTCCACCAGCGCCCGTGGCTCCTCCGATGATGTACCAGTACTACAACTATGGCATGGTGCAGCCACCACCTCCGGCACCGCAGTACTTCAGCGACGAGAACCCCAACGCGTGTGTCATCTCGTAG
- the LOC112903675 gene encoding uncharacterized protein LOC112903675 — translation MGDDLKASIDALTKHMDLLQKSIEANAQAIHDLSVTSSSTSGGRPGTGEHHQDRPPRHWHPDFPHYDGKSDPLIFINRCESFFLQQPIMHEERVWMASYNLQEGAQLWYMQVQADEGTPTWPRFKELLNLRFGPPLRSAPLFELASCRRTGTVSDYQDSFQALLPRAGCLDEAQRVRLFTGGLLPPLSLQV, via the coding sequence ATGGGAGACGATCTCAAGGCGTCCATCGACGCGCTCACCAAGcacatggatctgctgcaaaaGTCGATCGAGGCCAATGCGCAGGCGATCCATGATCTCTCCGTCACCAGCTCCTCGACATCCGGTGGGCGCCCGGGCACGGGCGAACATCACCAAGATCGGCCGCCGAGGCACTGGCACCCCGACTTCCCGCACTATGACGGCAAGAGTGACCCGCTGATCTTCATCAACAGATGCGAGTCCTTCTTTTTGCAGCAGCCGATCATGCACGAGGAGCGCGTTTGGATGGCATCGTACAATCTCCAGGAGGGAGCCCAACTATGGTACATGCAGGTCCAGGCGGACGAGGGCACGCCGACATGGCCACGCTTCAAGGAGCTTCTCAACCTACGCTTCGGACCCCCGCTCCGTTCGGCGCCCCTCTTCGAGCTGGCGTCCTGTCGCCGCACCGGGACGGTGTCCGACTACCAGGACAGCTTTCAGGCATTGCTTCCCCGCGCCGGCTGCCTTGACGAGGCACAAAGGGTTCGGCTCTTCACGGGGGGGCTCTTGCCACCGCTCAGCCTCCAGGTCTAG